A portion of the Streptomyces sp. YPW6 genome contains these proteins:
- a CDS encoding HNH endonuclease family protein gives MNRRATLTSVLTALLAVSLAACTTEPTATQDDKPAVPAASRTASPEASGAPGGPAGGTALAEAIGQLKIAAEVAGGYDRKAFKHWNTGLDADDGCDTREEVLLAEAVKPPTKGSGCKLSGGEWLSYYDELTITDPGKLDIDHMVPLEEAWSSGAQDWDADRREAYANDVQAERSLVAVSFKTNRGKGRKDPAEWLPPAESAHCTYASDWTGTKLRWNLTPDQAEVDTLLRLADGCPDTTVEFTPAS, from the coding sequence GTGAACCGCCGTGCCACCCTGACATCCGTGCTCACCGCCCTGCTGGCCGTGTCGCTCGCCGCCTGCACCACCGAGCCGACCGCCACCCAGGACGACAAGCCGGCCGTACCGGCGGCGTCGCGCACCGCGAGCCCCGAGGCTTCCGGAGCCCCCGGCGGCCCAGCTGGCGGCACCGCTCTCGCCGAAGCGATCGGGCAGCTGAAGATTGCCGCCGAGGTCGCGGGCGGGTACGACCGCAAGGCCTTCAAGCACTGGAACACCGGCCTTGACGCTGACGACGGGTGCGACACGAGGGAGGAGGTGCTCCTCGCCGAGGCCGTGAAGCCCCCGACGAAGGGCAGCGGGTGCAAGCTGTCCGGCGGCGAATGGCTGTCCTACTACGACGAGCTCACCATCACGGACCCGGGCAAGCTGGATATCGACCACATGGTGCCACTCGAAGAGGCCTGGTCCTCCGGGGCGCAGGACTGGGACGCGGACCGCCGCGAGGCCTACGCCAACGACGTGCAGGCGGAAAGGTCGCTGGTCGCCGTGTCGTTCAAGACCAACCGGGGGAAGGGCCGCAAGGACCCGGCTGAGTGGCTGCCCCCGGCCGAGTCCGCGCACTGCACCTACGCGTCCGACTGGACCGGCACCAAGCTCCGATGGAACCTCACCCCGGACCAGGCCGAAGTTGACACCCTGCTCCGTCTCGCGGACGGATGCCCGGACACCACGGTCGAGTTCACCCCGGCATCCTGA
- a CDS encoding helix-turn-helix domain-containing protein produces MRTDSLWTSSRVTTAVARQDPGALIRIARQHRGWRQTDLATRIGCSTSTVSRLETHHGYADLTLLRRAAREAGVPTGVLAASLGLAGPPAATVVADGPRRDEEDPMRRRTLLAAAGLTAPAALLTGVQDALASTPAPTGSTIPLDRRITAARGYFDAGQHSHLLKALPGLLADTREAARSRQDLDFARLSACYSLTAQVLTKIGRYDQSRLSADRATIYAELSGSPLAAAAAARDLSIVLRHQNQPAAAQRHILDAVTRVEKTGLRTPAQASAYAQMLCTTSYTAARAGDRDQALTMIRDATRAARDLPHDPPQGRLFPLTPAAVDLYAVGVHWALGDAGAALEAGRSLHESQFTTPERKARMHTDLARAWWQWGKPEQTAAELLSALRASPGEVRDRPAIRTIVTDLRTRHAQTAGVRELAASVGARAA; encoded by the coding sequence GTGCGCACCGATTCCCTCTGGACCTCCAGCAGGGTCACCACCGCCGTCGCCCGCCAGGACCCCGGCGCCCTCATCCGGATCGCACGCCAGCACCGGGGCTGGCGGCAGACCGACCTCGCCACACGCATCGGCTGCTCCACCTCCACCGTCTCCCGCCTGGAAACACACCACGGCTACGCCGACCTGACGCTCCTTCGGCGCGCCGCCCGCGAGGCGGGCGTCCCGACGGGTGTCCTCGCGGCGTCACTCGGGTTAGCCGGGCCACCAGCCGCTACAGTCGTCGCGGACGGGCCACGCCGTGACGAGGAGGACCCCATGCGTCGCCGTACCCTGCTCGCTGCCGCCGGCCTCACGGCCCCCGCTGCCCTGCTGACCGGCGTCCAGGACGCACTCGCCAGCACCCCGGCCCCCACCGGCTCGACCATCCCGCTGGACAGACGCATCACCGCCGCACGCGGCTACTTCGACGCCGGCCAGCACAGCCACCTCCTCAAGGCCCTGCCCGGCCTCCTGGCCGACACCCGCGAAGCCGCCCGGAGCCGCCAGGACCTAGACTTCGCCCGCCTCTCCGCGTGCTACAGCCTCACCGCCCAAGTCCTGACGAAAATCGGCAGGTACGACCAGTCAAGGCTCAGCGCCGACCGCGCCACCATCTACGCCGAACTCTCCGGCTCACCCCTCGCCGCCGCCGCAGCGGCCAGGGACCTGAGCATCGTCCTCCGTCACCAGAACCAGCCTGCCGCCGCCCAACGCCACATCCTCGACGCCGTCACCCGCGTGGAGAAGACCGGACTTCGAACCCCGGCCCAGGCCTCGGCCTACGCCCAGATGCTGTGCACCACCTCCTACACCGCCGCCCGCGCCGGCGACCGGGACCAAGCACTCACCATGATCCGCGACGCCACCCGCGCCGCCCGCGACCTCCCGCACGACCCGCCCCAGGGCAGGCTCTTCCCCCTCACCCCGGCCGCCGTCGACCTGTACGCCGTCGGCGTGCACTGGGCCCTCGGCGACGCCGGCGCCGCTCTCGAAGCCGGACGCAGCCTGCACGAGAGCCAGTTCACAACCCCGGAGCGCAAGGCGCGCATGCACACCGATCTCGCCCGGGCCTGGTGGCAGTGGGGCAAACCCGAGCAGACAGCCGCCGAACTGCTCAGCGCCCTGCGGGCATCACCGGGTGAAGTCCGCGACCGCCCCGCCATCCGCACCATCGTCACCGACCTGCGCACACGGCACGCCCAGACAGCCGGGGTTCGGGAACTGGCCGCGTCCGTCGGCGCCAGAGCCGCCTGA